From a region of the Actinopolymorpha singaporensis genome:
- a CDS encoding sensor histidine kinase: MRARLPRGARARRLLGGAIWVLLLYGMAAGAVLVTGWARGAQPDDIPPTWPIVLYAAAAGAVLLFLALQGLAGVAGLERRVARRFLGPSTREVLEGRISELAASRAGIVAAVDAERRRIERDLHDGVQQRLVALAMMLGRTRRNADPAAHADLLRQAHEESQEVLSDLREVAWRIYPSALDTLGLDDALAAVAERSAVPVRIRSDLVLPLPARVETAVYFVVCEAVTNAAKHSGASAITVDLAESPDHGSVRVSVRDDGHGGADPAGPGLAGLARRIAALDGSFAVASPTGGPTTVTTEVPCG, translated from the coding sequence GTGCGCGCTCGGCTACCTCGCGGTGCGCGTGCCCGTCGCCTGCTCGGCGGCGCGATCTGGGTGCTGCTGCTGTACGGCATGGCCGCCGGTGCCGTGCTGGTCACCGGCTGGGCCCGCGGCGCCCAACCGGACGACATCCCGCCGACCTGGCCGATCGTGCTGTACGCCGCGGCTGCCGGTGCGGTCCTGCTGTTCCTCGCCCTGCAGGGGCTCGCCGGCGTGGCTGGCCTGGAGCGCCGGGTCGCCCGGCGCTTCCTCGGGCCGAGTACCCGGGAGGTCCTCGAAGGCCGGATCAGCGAACTCGCCGCCAGCCGGGCCGGCATCGTCGCCGCCGTGGACGCCGAGCGGCGGCGCATCGAACGGGACCTGCACGACGGCGTACAACAGCGCCTCGTCGCCCTGGCGATGATGCTCGGGCGTACGCGCCGCAACGCCGATCCGGCCGCGCACGCCGACCTGCTCCGGCAGGCGCACGAGGAGTCGCAGGAGGTGCTGTCCGACCTGCGCGAGGTCGCGTGGCGGATCTACCCGTCCGCTCTGGACACCCTCGGGCTCGACGACGCGCTGGCTGCGGTGGCCGAGCGGTCCGCGGTGCCCGTACGGATCCGCTCCGACCTGGTCCTACCGTTGCCCGCGCGGGTGGAGACCGCCGTCTACTTCGTGGTGTGCGAGGCGGTCACCAACGCGGCCAAGCACAGTGGCGCGTCTGCGATCACGGTCGACCTGGCCGAGTCGCCGGACCACGGATCGGTGCGGGTAAGCGTCCGCGACGACGGGCACGGCGGCGCCGACCCGGCGGGGCCCGGGTTGGCCGGTCTCGCCCGCCGGATCGCGGCGCTGGACGGCTCGTTCGCGGTGGCCAGCCCGACAGGCGGGCCGACGACAGTGACGACGGAGGTACCGTGCGGGTGA
- a CDS encoding LysE family translocator — translation MNHGLLIAFVVAVALISVVPGPDMMFVLAHAVSGGRRSGFVAAAGMSTGLTVHTVAAAFGLGALIRTAPLVLEGIRIAGAVFLVYLAVMTWRASRGRGGSVSTPNKPRSQPRVYAMAVLTNLANPKVILFYLAFMPQFLTTGAHSWPATAQFLVLGAIFIAIGIVVDSSVALLAGTFSERVLRRQAFRRWLERASATIFGALAVRLVLDATQ, via the coding sequence ATGAACCACGGCCTGCTCATCGCGTTCGTCGTAGCGGTGGCGCTGATCAGCGTCGTACCCGGCCCGGACATGATGTTCGTCCTCGCCCACGCGGTCTCCGGCGGCCGCCGGTCAGGCTTTGTCGCCGCGGCCGGAATGTCGACCGGGCTCACGGTGCACACTGTCGCCGCGGCGTTCGGCCTGGGCGCGTTGATCAGGACCGCGCCGCTGGTGCTGGAGGGCATCCGGATCGCCGGGGCGGTGTTCCTGGTCTACCTCGCCGTGATGACCTGGCGGGCCAGCCGGGGCAGGGGTGGTTCGGTGAGTACGCCGAACAAGCCGCGCTCGCAGCCCCGGGTGTACGCGATGGCCGTGCTCACCAACCTCGCGAACCCGAAGGTCATCCTCTTCTACCTCGCGTTCATGCCGCAGTTCCTCACCACCGGTGCGCACAGCTGGCCGGCCACCGCGCAGTTCCTCGTCCTCGGCGCGATCTTCATCGCCATCGGGATCGTGGTGGACTCCTCCGTCGCCCTGCTGGCCGGGACGTTCTCCGAGCGGGTGCTGCGCCGGCAGGCGTTCCGCCGTTGGCTGGAGCGTGCGTCCGCGACCATCTTCGGTGCCCTCGCGGTCCGGCTGGTGCTGGACGCCACGCAGTAG
- a CDS encoding alpha/beta fold hydrolase — MAASAARGRRRTRTALVTLLVVALVTGGGVAVAAAARGADGQGAGHRTADALVTVHTGPRGDRPVRLDTRLYVPSTATADHPAPAVLLAHGLGGTKDSVAGQARDLVRHGYVVLTWTAEGFGASGGQIHLDSPDWEVRDARRLLDWLARRPEVRRDGAGDPRVGVVGASYGGALALLVAGSDRRVDAIVPQVTWNDLGNALLPEATGRGAAAGVLKRAWAGRLFAAGLGSANGSAGSGGMARSSAGATPDCGRYAEDVCRAYQRLILTGRADPATRALLARSSPASVLHRITAPTLLIQGTADTLFPLSEADANAIGIARAGTRVRVAWFSGGHDGGAGADLDQRRVKAATLGWLDYHLRHEGSPPPDSFAFSRVTGTGYGGDGMRVLGLFADSYPRLDGDRPARNVMLRGSPRAVGNPPAGTPAAVSSVPGLGALAGSLLSQSSAGSSSDPSAGSASGSLPESSFAGSIGGSFTTDVPGQFVSYDSAPLAAPVDVTGAPTVRIRAASRSGSAVLFVKLYDVAPNGTRELPGGAVAPVRLTGLPGSIEEARPVPVTLPGIVHRFPAGHRLRVTLATTDQAYAGPAQPQVYTVGLAAGTGVKLPQVTAFTATDPTGPWVVLLGAVVAALAVVLPTAWWAARRRSSRRVRQVVAEYADVPLVVRGVTKTYADGLTALDGVDFTVRRGEVVGLLGPNGAGKTTCLRLLLGLVRPTAGEALVFGHRVGAGAPVLSRVGALVEGPGFLPDLTGRANLELFWQATGRPPGDAHLDEVLAIAALGPALNRKVRTYSHGMRQRLAIAQAMLGLPDLLILDEPTDGLDPPQIATLRRTLRAYTAGGRAVLVSSHLLAEVERTCSHVVVLHRGRLLAAGTVAEVVGDSPTLEDVFLTLVEDQTPPGQAPGDDLAATVERGDPV, encoded by the coding sequence ATGGCCGCATCGGCAGCCCGCGGCCGGAGGCGCACCCGCACGGCACTGGTCACTCTTCTCGTCGTCGCCCTCGTCACGGGCGGCGGCGTTGCCGTCGCAGCGGCCGCGCGCGGCGCGGACGGTCAGGGTGCTGGTCACCGCACCGCCGACGCCCTGGTCACCGTCCACACGGGACCGCGCGGTGACCGGCCGGTCAGGCTGGACACCCGGCTGTACGTCCCCTCGACCGCGACCGCCGACCATCCGGCGCCGGCGGTGCTGCTCGCCCACGGACTCGGCGGAACCAAGGACAGTGTCGCCGGGCAGGCCCGTGACCTGGTGCGACACGGATACGTCGTCCTCACCTGGACCGCCGAGGGCTTCGGCGCCTCCGGCGGCCAGATCCACCTGGACAGCCCCGACTGGGAGGTCCGGGACGCCCGTCGCCTGCTGGACTGGCTGGCCCGCCGTCCGGAGGTGCGCCGGGACGGCGCTGGAGACCCGAGGGTCGGCGTGGTTGGCGCCTCCTACGGTGGCGCGCTGGCACTGCTGGTGGCCGGCTCCGACCGGCGGGTGGACGCGATCGTCCCCCAGGTCACCTGGAACGACCTGGGCAACGCGCTGCTGCCGGAGGCGACCGGGCGTGGGGCCGCCGCCGGCGTACTGAAACGGGCGTGGGCCGGCCGGTTGTTCGCCGCCGGCCTCGGCTCCGCCAACGGCTCGGCGGGCTCCGGCGGCATGGCACGATCGTCCGCGGGGGCCACCCCCGACTGCGGGAGGTACGCCGAGGACGTGTGCCGGGCGTACCAGCGACTCATCCTCACCGGTCGCGCCGACCCGGCCACCCGTGCCCTGCTGGCCAGGTCCAGCCCGGCCTCCGTCCTGCACCGGATCACCGCACCGACCCTGCTGATCCAGGGCACGGCGGACACGCTCTTTCCACTGAGCGAGGCCGACGCCAACGCGATCGGCATCGCCAGGGCCGGCACCAGGGTGCGGGTGGCGTGGTTCTCCGGCGGTCACGACGGTGGTGCCGGCGCCGACCTGGACCAGCGCCGGGTGAAGGCAGCCACGCTCGGCTGGCTCGACTATCACCTGCGCCACGAGGGGTCGCCGCCACCGGACTCGTTCGCGTTCAGCCGGGTCACCGGCACCGGCTACGGCGGGGACGGCATGCGGGTGCTCGGGCTCTTCGCCGACAGCTACCCCCGCCTCGACGGAGACCGTCCGGCCCGCAACGTGATGCTGCGCGGGTCGCCGCGCGCGGTCGGCAACCCGCCTGCGGGCACTCCCGCGGCCGTCTCCTCCGTACCCGGCCTGGGTGCCCTCGCCGGTTCGCTTCTGTCGCAGTCCTCGGCCGGCTCCTCGTCGGACCCCTCGGCCGGGTCCGCGTCCGGCTCCCTGCCGGAGTCCTCGTTCGCCGGGTCGATCGGTGGCTCGTTCACCACGGACGTCCCCGGCCAGTTCGTGTCGTACGACTCGGCGCCGCTGGCGGCGCCGGTCGACGTCACCGGCGCTCCCACCGTGCGGATCCGCGCGGCTTCGCGGTCGGGCAGTGCGGTGCTGTTCGTCAAGCTGTACGACGTCGCGCCGAACGGCACCCGGGAACTCCCCGGCGGCGCCGTGGCACCGGTCCGGCTGACCGGGCTGCCCGGCTCGATCGAGGAGGCCCGGCCGGTGCCGGTGACCCTGCCCGGCATCGTGCACCGCTTCCCCGCCGGTCACCGGCTCCGGGTCACTCTCGCCACCACCGACCAGGCGTACGCCGGACCGGCGCAACCGCAGGTCTACACGGTCGGCCTGGCCGCCGGCACCGGCGTGAAGCTGCCGCAGGTCACCGCGTTCACCGCCACCGACCCGACCGGGCCGTGGGTCGTCCTGCTCGGCGCCGTCGTGGCCGCGCTGGCGGTCGTACTGCCGACTGCCTGGTGGGCGGCGCGCCGACGGAGCAGCCGGCGGGTCCGGCAGGTGGTGGCGGAGTACGCCGACGTGCCGCTGGTGGTCCGCGGCGTGACCAAGACCTACGCCGACGGGCTGACCGCGCTGGACGGCGTCGACTTCACCGTCCGCCGCGGCGAGGTCGTCGGCCTGCTCGGCCCGAACGGCGCCGGGAAGACCACCTGTCTGCGCCTCCTGCTCGGCCTGGTCCGGCCGACCGCGGGCGAGGCGCTCGTCTTCGGCCACCGGGTCGGCGCCGGTGCACCCGTACTGTCCCGGGTGGGGGCGCTGGTGGAGGGGCCGGGCTTCCTGCCGGACCTGACCGGCCGGGCCAACCTGGAACTGTTCTGGCAGGCCACCGGACGACCGCCGGGAGACGCGCACCTGGACGAGGTGCTCGCCATCGCCGCGCTCGGCCCCGCCCTGAACCGCAAGGTCCGCACCTACAGCCACGGCATGCGGCAGCGGCTGGCGATCGCCCAGGCCATGCTCGGGCTGCCCGACCTGCTCATCCTGGACGAGCCCACCGACGGGCTCGACCCACCGCAGATCGCGACCCTGCGGCGGACGCTGCGTGCCTACACCGCGGGCGGCCGTGCGGTCCTCGTGTCCAGCCACCTGCTCGCGGAGGTGGAGCGCACCTGCAGCCACGTCGTGGTCCTGCACCGGGGCCGGCTGCTGGCAGCCGGGACAGTGGCCGAGGTGGTCGGTGACTCACCGACCCTCGAGGACGTGTTCCTGACTCTGGTGGAGGACCAGACGCCGCCCGGCCAGGCGCCGGGTGACGACCTGGCGGCCACGGTCGAGAGAGGTGATCCGGTGTGA
- a CDS encoding ABC transporter permease — protein sequence MTERGTSQETQDTGPGADGGTPGYRSGATLPFRAELRRQVRRRRTALAFGLVVALPLILMAAFTLGSGDGSGLPSYAALATFGGVNFTVFTLATAAALLLTLIVALVCGDAVAGEAGWGSLRYLLAVPVPRARLLGMKLAVGLVTSAVALLVLTVTALAVGSAAFGWHPLRTPRGDELPPMDALWRIAVMVGYLAVCLLLVAALAFWFSVRTDAPLVAVGGAVLVVIVANILDAVEALGGVRAVLPMHYAAAWRGLFTDPQQWEDLAKGTLSSVAYTAVFLALAWWTFLRKDVLS from the coding sequence GTGACCGAGCGTGGGACCTCCCAGGAGACCCAGGACACTGGCCCAGGCGCCGACGGCGGGACGCCCGGCTACCGGTCCGGCGCCACCCTGCCGTTCCGGGCCGAGCTCCGCCGGCAGGTGCGCCGCCGGCGTACCGCCCTCGCGTTCGGACTCGTCGTCGCGCTTCCACTGATTCTGATGGCCGCGTTCACCCTCGGGTCGGGCGATGGAAGCGGGCTGCCGTCCTACGCGGCCCTGGCGACCTTCGGTGGCGTCAACTTCACGGTGTTCACTCTGGCCACCGCGGCGGCCCTGCTGCTCACCCTGATCGTCGCGCTGGTGTGCGGTGACGCGGTGGCCGGCGAAGCCGGGTGGGGAAGCCTCCGCTACCTGCTCGCGGTGCCCGTCCCCCGCGCCCGGCTGCTCGGGATGAAGCTGGCGGTCGGCCTGGTCACCTCGGCGGTCGCGTTGCTGGTCCTCACCGTCACCGCCCTGGCCGTGGGCAGCGCGGCGTTCGGCTGGCACCCGTTGCGCACTCCGCGCGGTGACGAGCTGCCGCCGATGGACGCTCTGTGGCGAATCGCGGTGATGGTCGGCTACCTGGCCGTCTGTCTGCTGCTGGTGGCGGCGCTGGCGTTCTGGTTCTCGGTGCGCACGGACGCACCGCTGGTCGCGGTGGGCGGAGCGGTCCTCGTGGTGATCGTCGCGAACATCCTGGACGCGGTGGAGGCGCTCGGTGGGGTCCGTGCCGTGCTGCCGATGCACTACGCCGCCGCCTGGCGGGGACTGTTCACCGATCCCCAGCAGTGGGAGGACCTGGCCAAGGGCACCCTGTCGTCCGTGGCGTACACGGCCGTCTTCCTCGCACTGGCGTGGTGGACGTTCCTCCGCAAGGACGTCCTCTCCTAG
- a CDS encoding ATP-binding cassette domain-containing protein, which yields MSVGPTGPSNGLPPGPYTGLPTGLSTASPTGLSTGAYDGSADTSAVCLRGVSYRFKEHLAVADVDLDVRRGEVFGLLGPNGAGKTTTIRLLTTLLPIQDGRVHVFGRDVRRSKMAVRRLLGYVPQQLSADADLTGRENVALFARLFDVPRRERRHRIDDALAVMGLSDAADRLASTYSGGMIRRLELAQALVSRPRLLVLDEPTIGLDPIARGTVWERVQELRADTGMTVLVTTHYMDEAEQECDRIALMHLGRLRAVGAPAELKAALGPGATLEAVFRHHSGDVFGDGSGEGEEGGDFRGVRSTRRTARRLG from the coding sequence GTGAGCGTCGGTCCCACCGGGCCGTCCAACGGCCTGCCACCAGGTCCGTACACAGGCCTGCCCACAGGGCTGTCCACAGCATCGCCCACAGGGCTGTCCACGGGGGCGTACGACGGCTCCGCCGACACGTCGGCGGTGTGCCTGCGTGGCGTCTCGTACCGCTTCAAGGAGCATCTGGCCGTCGCCGACGTCGACCTCGACGTACGCCGCGGTGAGGTGTTCGGACTGCTCGGCCCCAACGGCGCGGGGAAGACCACCACGATCAGGTTGCTCACCACGCTGCTGCCGATCCAGGACGGCCGGGTGCACGTCTTCGGACGCGACGTACGCCGGTCGAAGATGGCGGTCCGCCGGCTGCTCGGCTACGTGCCCCAGCAGTTGTCCGCGGACGCAGATCTCACCGGGCGGGAGAACGTGGCCCTGTTCGCCCGGCTGTTCGACGTGCCGCGGCGCGAGCGACGCCACCGGATCGACGATGCGCTCGCCGTGATGGGCCTGTCCGATGCTGCCGACCGGCTCGCCTCGACGTACTCCGGCGGCATGATCCGCCGGCTCGAGCTCGCCCAGGCCCTGGTCAGCCGCCCCCGGCTGCTGGTGCTCGACGAACCCACCATCGGACTGGACCCGATCGCGCGCGGGACGGTCTGGGAACGCGTCCAGGAGTTGCGGGCCGACACCGGTATGACGGTGCTGGTCACCACCCACTACATGGACGAGGCCGAGCAGGAGTGCGACCGGATCGCACTGATGCACCTCGGCAGGCTGCGTGCGGTTGGCGCGCCGGCGGAGCTGAAGGCCGCGCTCGGACCGGGCGCGACGCTGGAGGCGGTCTTCCGGCACCACTCCGGCGACGTGTTCGGCGACGGAAGCGGCGAGGGTGAGGAGGGCGGTGACTTCCGTGGCGTCCGAAGCACGCGTCGCACGGCCCGGCGGCTCGGTTGA
- a CDS encoding ABC transporter permease translates to MASEARVARPGGSVDQPIRERVPWRLPSRVVTLCLLELEKLRHDRTELITRAVQPALWLTVFGTTFSRLHVIPTGQVPYLDFLAPGILAQSALFIAIFYGIQIIWERDAGVLAKLLVTPTPRAALVTGKAFAAGVRACAQAVIVLVLAAVLGVHLTANPLRILGAFAALMLGAAFFCCLSLTIAGLVLNRDRLMGIGQALTMPLFFASNALYPVALMPDWLRWIALANPLSYQVDALRGLLVGTPAHLALDFTVLVLAAGVGITAASALLGRLAR, encoded by the coding sequence GTGGCGTCCGAAGCACGCGTCGCACGGCCCGGCGGCTCGGTTGACCAGCCCATCCGGGAACGCGTCCCGTGGCGGCTGCCGAGCCGGGTGGTGACGTTGTGCCTGCTCGAACTGGAGAAGCTACGGCACGACCGGACCGAGCTGATCACCCGCGCGGTGCAGCCGGCGCTGTGGCTCACCGTCTTCGGAACGACGTTCAGCCGGTTGCACGTCATCCCCACCGGCCAGGTGCCCTACCTGGACTTCCTGGCACCGGGGATCCTGGCCCAGTCGGCGCTGTTCATCGCGATCTTCTACGGCATCCAGATCATCTGGGAGCGCGACGCGGGAGTGCTCGCCAAGTTGCTGGTCACCCCGACACCGCGGGCCGCGCTGGTCACCGGCAAGGCGTTCGCGGCAGGGGTGCGGGCCTGTGCGCAGGCGGTGATCGTGCTGGTCCTCGCGGCGGTGCTCGGGGTGCACCTGACCGCGAACCCGCTGCGTATCCTGGGCGCGTTCGCCGCCCTGATGCTCGGTGCGGCGTTCTTCTGCTGTCTGTCCCTCACCATCGCCGGCCTGGTGCTCAACCGCGACCGGCTGATGGGGATCGGGCAGGCGCTGACCATGCCGTTGTTCTTCGCCTCGAACGCGCTCTACCCGGTGGCACTGATGCCGGATTGGTTGCGCTGGATCGCCCTCGCCAACCCGTTGAGCTACCAGGTGGACGCGTTACGGGGGTTGCTGGTGGGTACGCCCGCGCACCTGGCGCTGGACTTCACGGTGCTGGTGCTCGCCGCGGGCGTGGGCATCACCGCGGCCTCCGCGTTGCTCGGCCGGCTCGCCCGCTGA
- a CDS encoding DUF5324 family protein has translation MGRQKKRAGLAPELRERVAPAADYTRERLTPAVDSARQRLVPAVESARERVAPAVESARERMSPAVENARGRLAPAVENARTHLGPAVENARTHLGPAVENARTHLGPAVEEARERVTPAVEHARQVLVEDVAPRVSEAVSHALEASEPYREEALRRGTAAYAALRGEVEVAKPHRKRKWGLLLLVGALGGAAIAAYRALKGSSQQQWQPMPSAAPPQTSAPASPPAPGQTPETVAGSGAPKHASSEPADTVGASPGEAVADRTSTPPIPTTPDAPAEHVETPEAAEDNDRDGRHAG, from the coding sequence ATGGGACGCCAGAAGAAGCGAGCGGGCCTGGCCCCGGAGCTCCGCGAACGGGTCGCACCGGCCGCCGACTACACCCGCGAACGACTCACCCCCGCCGTGGACAGTGCGCGCCAGCGACTCGTACCCGCCGTCGAGTCCGCCCGCGAGCGCGTCGCACCGGCCGTGGAGAGCGCCCGCGAGCGGATGAGCCCGGCAGTCGAGAACGCCCGGGGGCGCCTCGCTCCCGCCGTCGAGAACGCCCGGACACACCTCGGCCCGGCAGTCGAGAACGCCCGGACGCACCTCGGCCCCGCCGTCGAGAACGCCCGGACACACCTCGGCCCGGCAGTCGAGGAGGCCCGGGAGAGGGTCACCCCCGCCGTCGAGCATGCCCGCCAGGTCCTCGTCGAGGACGTCGCGCCGCGGGTGAGCGAGGCAGTCTCGCACGCACTCGAGGCCAGCGAGCCCTACCGCGAGGAGGCCCTTCGCCGCGGGACCGCCGCCTACGCCGCCCTGCGGGGCGAGGTCGAGGTGGCCAAGCCGCACCGTAAGCGCAAGTGGGGCCTGCTCCTGCTCGTCGGTGCGCTCGGCGGTGCCGCGATCGCCGCCTACCGCGCCCTCAAGGGGAGCAGCCAGCAGCAGTGGCAGCCGATGCCGTCGGCGGCACCGCCGCAGACCTCGGCTCCGGCGAGCCCACCGGCGCCCGGCCAGACACCGGAGACCGTCGCCGGGTCCGGTGCGCCCAAGCACGCGTCGTCCGAGCCGGCCGACACCGTGGGCGCCAGCCCGGGCGAGGCGGTCGCCGACCGCACGTCCACCCCGCCGATCCCGACCACGCCGGACGCACCGGCCGAGCACGTCGAGACGCCGGAGGCCGCCGAGGACAACGACCGCGACGGCCGCCACGCCGGCTGA
- a CDS encoding peptidylprolyl isomerase, protein MSEETFATLRTSKGDVVIRLFPDHAPKTVQNFVGLAEGTREWVNPETGEKSSDRFYDGLTFHRIIEGFMTQGGCPLGTGTGGPGYRFGDEIHPDLRFDRPYLLAMANAGPNTNGSQFFITAGPTPHLNGRHTIFGEVEDQASRAVMDEINSVPTGQMDRPIEPVILESVDIERREA, encoded by the coding sequence GTGAGTGAAGAGACGTTCGCCACACTTCGGACCTCGAAGGGCGATGTGGTGATCCGGCTGTTCCCCGATCACGCGCCCAAGACGGTTCAGAACTTCGTCGGCCTGGCGGAGGGCACCCGCGAGTGGGTCAACCCCGAGACCGGGGAGAAGTCCTCCGACCGCTTCTACGACGGACTCACCTTCCACCGGATCATCGAGGGCTTCATGACCCAGGGGGGCTGCCCCCTCGGCACCGGCACCGGCGGCCCCGGCTACCGCTTCGGTGACGAGATCCACCCCGACCTCCGCTTCGACCGGCCCTACCTCCTGGCGATGGCGAACGCCGGCCCCAACACCAACGGCTCGCAGTTCTTCATCACCGCCGGCCCGACTCCGCACCTCAACGGCCGGCACACGATCTTCGGTGAGGTCGAGGACCAGGCCAGCCGCGCTGTGATGGACGAGATCAACTCCGTGCCCACCGGGCAGATGGACCGGCCGATCGAGCCGGTCATCCTGGAGTCGGTCGACATCGAGCGCCGCGAGGCCTGA
- a CDS encoding rhomboid family intramembrane serine protease has product MTDQSRPDEGPEAGQSSGHPPVPTCYRHPERETYIRCQRCDRPICPDCQRQAAVGFQCVECVREGARATPAARTRFGGVVRGEGALVTKVLIGLNLAVFLLTVVVGRAVEQQLSLVGNRFFFADAVGESFGVAGGAYWRLLTSAFLHVEIWHLAINMFSLWVLGPPLERLLGRLRFTGLYLVAALAGSAVAYAFTSPLTPILGASGAIFGLFGATVMMARRMRADMSWFLGILLMNVVLNVVFRHFLSWQGHLGGFVAGLVLGAVIAYAPRERRDLVQGLGFAGVLLASIALILWRTAQINAGLA; this is encoded by the coding sequence ATGACCGACCAGTCACGGCCGGACGAAGGCCCGGAGGCCGGCCAGTCCTCCGGGCATCCGCCCGTGCCGACGTGCTACCGCCACCCCGAGCGCGAGACCTACATTCGCTGCCAGCGGTGCGACCGGCCGATCTGCCCCGACTGTCAGCGGCAGGCGGCCGTGGGTTTCCAGTGCGTGGAGTGCGTACGCGAGGGCGCCCGGGCCACCCCTGCCGCCCGCACCCGGTTCGGCGGCGTGGTCCGCGGCGAGGGCGCGCTCGTCACCAAGGTGCTGATCGGGCTCAACCTCGCGGTCTTCCTGCTGACGGTGGTCGTCGGCCGAGCCGTCGAGCAACAACTCTCCCTGGTCGGCAACAGGTTCTTCTTCGCCGACGCGGTCGGTGAGTCCTTCGGCGTGGCCGGTGGCGCCTACTGGCGGTTGCTGACCTCGGCGTTCCTGCACGTCGAGATCTGGCACCTCGCGATCAACATGTTCTCCCTGTGGGTGCTCGGCCCGCCCTTGGAGCGGCTCCTCGGCCGGCTGCGGTTCACCGGTCTCTATCTCGTCGCGGCGCTGGCCGGCAGCGCTGTCGCGTACGCCTTCACCTCACCGTTGACGCCCATCCTCGGCGCGTCCGGCGCGATCTTCGGTCTCTTCGGCGCGACCGTCATGATGGCCCGCCGGATGCGGGCCGACATGAGTTGGTTCCTCGGGATCCTGCTCATGAACGTCGTACTGAACGTCGTCTTCCGGCACTTCCTGTCCTGGCAGGGCCACCTCGGCGGGTTCGTCGCCGGGCTGGTCCTGGGCGCGGTCATCGCGTACGCGCCGCGGGAACGCCGTGACCTCGTACAGGGCCTCGGTTTCGCGGGTGTGCTGCTCGCCTCGATCGCGCTGATTCTGTGGCGGACCGCGCAGATCAACGCCGGCCTGGCCTGA
- a CDS encoding cell division protein CrgA, which translates to MPESHGRKKQVYTPPRGGTAKSEGSRHAGRWVVPVMLTCFLLGLAWIVTFYLAGTAIPGMRDLHNWNILIGMGLIATGFVVSTQWR; encoded by the coding sequence GTGCCCGAATCACACGGCCGGAAGAAGCAGGTCTACACCCCTCCGCGCGGTGGCACCGCGAAGAGCGAGGGAAGCAGGCACGCCGGGCGGTGGGTGGTGCCGGTCATGCTGACCTGCTTCCTGCTCGGGCTGGCCTGGATCGTCACCTTCTATCTCGCCGGTACCGCGATTCCCGGCATGCGCGACCTGCACAACTGGAACATCCTGATCGGGATGGGCCTGATCGCCACCGGGTTCGTCGTCTCCACCCAGTGGCGCTGA
- a CDS encoding DUF881 domain-containing protein, whose amino-acid sequence MADQLPDSSTSEPADGKEVRRRRRLRPSRLLAALTFALAGFLGVTSAVSAEGTDLRAERQTDLADLARSQLRTNQRLGERVSNLRAEVDELLARQLHNDRSDAAQKKVDRLAPVAGLTPVRGPGVTVVLDDAPPSARSNDTDPDALVVHQQDIQAVVNAMWAGGAEAMTIQGQRVISTSAIRCVGNSVVLHGVPYPPPYRIEAVGDVGGMIQAIGDSPAINTYLAYVTDPRYRLGWKLTRSTNLRMPAFDGPLNLDYATEGGVSGDAASR is encoded by the coding sequence GTGGCTGACCAACTGCCCGACTCGTCGACCTCCGAGCCGGCGGACGGCAAGGAGGTCCGGCGTCGTCGTCGGCTGCGCCCGTCCCGGTTGCTGGCCGCACTGACGTTCGCGCTGGCCGGCTTCCTCGGAGTGACCAGCGCGGTGAGCGCCGAGGGCACCGACCTGCGGGCCGAACGCCAGACCGACCTGGCCGACCTCGCGCGGTCCCAGCTGCGGACCAACCAGCGGCTCGGCGAACGGGTGAGCAACCTCCGGGCGGAGGTCGACGAGCTCCTGGCCCGGCAGTTGCACAACGACCGCTCCGACGCCGCCCAGAAGAAGGTCGACCGGCTCGCGCCCGTCGCCGGACTGACCCCGGTCCGGGGGCCCGGGGTCACCGTCGTGCTGGACGACGCCCCACCCAGCGCCCGTTCCAACGACACCGACCCGGACGCCCTGGTCGTCCACCAGCAGGACATCCAGGCCGTGGTGAACGCGATGTGGGCCGGTGGTGCGGAGGCGATGACGATCCAGGGGCAGCGGGTGATCTCCACCTCGGCGATCCGCTGCGTCGGCAACTCCGTCGTACTCCACGGTGTCCCCTACCCGCCGCCGTACCGCATCGAGGCGGTCGGCGACGTGGGCGGCATGATCCAGGCGATCGGGGACTCGCCGGCGATCAACACCTACCTCGCCTACGTGACGGACCCGAGGTACCGCCTGGGGTGGAAGCTCACCCGGTCGACCAACCTGCGGATGCCGGCGTTCGACGGCCCGCTCAACCTCGACTACGCCACCGAAGGCGGCGTCAGCGGGGACGCGGCCTCCCGGTGA